atgtgaatataCCCACAGAGATTCATAAAGTTTATGATTATTTTGGGCCACAGTGTAGGTAGATGAACTGCAAATTGCAGCACCATTACTGAGGCTAGCAGTGGTAATCAACCAGGTTTATATTTAGGTATTTAACTAGCACATTCAACGATAGTAATGGCTTGAACTTTAGAACACCTTTGGACATGTGGAGGTCTTAGTATCTTGAGAAGAGCGGTCCCTTTAGACACTTTCCTTTTTCACTATCATGTCGTGAGGAACAACACACTAGCTAGCCATCACGTAACGGAAATCTGGAGGACTCCTAGTTTTGGGTAAATAAAGCTAACCGACTGACATCGTCGACGGTCGTTGGAGACTTTGTAAAGCAACGTTTTGAAgtgtagtttttaaaaaaaatgtcttttaaggCTCGTTCTTTGGACTGTTATGCTAACATCGGTAGCATCTATGCTAACGCCCAGGAATCGTTTTGATTGAAAGGGTACGAAAGCGTTTTGATTCAAGACACGAACAgagaattgattaaaaaaaaaaataaaacattttcaaaatcactTGATTACGCTGTGTTCCAATTACTCGACAGTATTTAATGATAACAAGTTAAACGGGTGCTGACTTCCTTCTTGCGATACCGCTGATAatctgcgctagcgttagcttcaACCGAATCGGTGCGCTAACGAGCTGGTCCGGCGGACGCATCGTTCGGTCTCTTGGTGGGGCTTTCTCGTGAATGACGCTGTCACTTTCAGCCCTTTCAGCCGTCGGAGCGTCGACAGTACCTGCCGCTTAAGACGTGCTCTTCCGTGACTGTGTTTTAAAGGTCCGCTCGTCTCCGGGTATCAGCTCCGGCGTGCCCTCAACGGCCGCCGAACGGTCGCCATCTTCCGATCTAGCAACGGCGTCCTCCTCCGCAGCACACTGATCCCACAGCAACTCTCCGGGCGGCTGCAGCGGCGGACCTGCCCCACTTGGCGTGGATGGGTGGGTCCTCCGCCCGGAACCCCGAgaggggagttggggggggggggcggttctGGGCACGCAACTGCACGGGACAGTTTTGCGTGCTGTCCTGTATTCATCAGAATAAAGTAACTCAACTTTATTCGGAGAGGACGAcgacatttagaaaaaaaaaaatcaaagaaaaccACACTAACGTGAAAGGAAGACGACGTGAAATCGTAATATTGCGCTGCACCGAGGCATAACTGtacaaacacaaggaattttcatGGTCTGTCACACACCGTAAACATGAAGACTTAAAAATGTTCCATTTCAATTTTTGGTCACACTGTTTATGGTGAACTGGAATAATCTGGCAGCtacggtggctcagatggaaagcgttggcctcacagttctgaagtccagggtgtaatcctggccccgcctgtggagtttggatgttctcccctgtgcctgcgcggcttttctccaggcactccggtttcctcccacatccccaaaacatgcaacattaattggacactaaattgtccctaggtgggattgtgagtgcgactgtttgtccctatatgccctgcgatcggctggcgatcggttcagggtgtaccccgcctcgtgcctgttgacagctgcgatcgGCTCCAtgccccgccaccctcgtgaggataagcggcaaagaaaatggatggatgaatgtttgtgGTGTACTGTAATAATCTGCCGGCTACGGtggctcaactggtaaagccttggcctcacagttctgaggacccgggttcaaccctggccccacttgtgtggagtttgcatgttttccccgtgccagggtggattttctccgggcaatccggtttcctcacacatccccaaaacatgcgacattaattagacattctaaattgccccgaggtgtgatcgtgattgcgactgttgtcggTTTCGATGTGacatgcgattggctgacaaccagttcggggtgtaccgtgcctcctgttGATGGGCTCCAgaacaccccgcgacccttgtgaggataagcggccacccatccatcttctcaGCCGCTTCCTTACAAGGGTCGGAGCCTGAagctaaataataataaccagCCGAGCCAGTTGCCCTGGCAacatgttcagggtgtaccccacctcttgcccaaagatggctgggattggctccccCGGAGGTCCAGCAATcttgcaactcttgtgaggataagcagctcagaaaatgtatgtaaatatcATTATTACTACCAACTATACTCAAAAGTAATGACATCTTTAGGACTTTTACTAAAATAAACGTAATATGTTACACATTGGCCTCAATGGTAATACAATCATTTGCTTCACAGACTTCATATCAATTCAAGAAAAGACTTTGAAGCATCGCCTTGCGGTGAACTGACACTGGGTCAGGGTTCGAAAGCATTGCCTGGTCAATAGTACGGGGGCCTGGAAGTGCGTTGACAACTCTGGGAATATTAATAACCGTTCTTTTCATAGATATGAAGAGGAGGTGCGGCTAGCTGTAAAAACTCGGCTAACCGACGTGCCtatgtggcggccatgttgggaaggtcGATGTTCCTCCCAAACGACATTAAAATATAGATatggatattgaaatgaaatccaAACTTGTTCATTTCTCAACCGATTTTCACGAAGTATACTTTTGCTGCCAGTACAGAGGTGTGTGGTGTCGACACTGAAcatttgtttgtaaaaaaataaaataaaatcatcacaTTAATTTGAGGACGAATTCATAAGGGAAGTTTTTGGATGGGCTCGAGGCCACCCAAAATAGGCCTGGCCTGGACGCTGGTATGGACTAATTTTAGGTATGAGAGGTGCTTGGGTGAACGCCAATGACTGGTTCCGCCCAGTGGACGTGACGCCACACATAAAGTAAGCTGAGGAGCCGCTCTCCTACTGTTAGCAGGAAGGGGTTTCTTCTGTTGAGcaggcataaaaaaaagaataggtCGGAAGTCCGGTCAAGTCTTCATTTAAATCGTCATAGATCTCGCCGAATCTTGGGCCCGGCTTGTTGCGAATGTGCGGCTGGACCGCAGTTAGTTGGCGCGGAGAAGCCGAAGCGGGAACCGGGCGGCGATTACTGAGCTCTGTTAAAATGGAGGACGAAGAGGTTGCGGAGAGCTGGGAAGAAGCGGCGGACAGCGGGGTAAGAAACGACGACAGAACAACCGGTACAAGATTAATCTCGATTTATTGAACACTTATGATGGTCAGCGTCCGGATACATTCATTTGTTATGGTAGAATTCGGACATTTTAAACAGCCAGAGACTCTCAAAACAGGCCGCGCTGTTCGGCACGACTTGGGTCAACgggaaatgtgattttctttggACTATGGACAGCTCGAAAAATAAATACGTGCCATTAGAACGCTCCTTTTTCTCAAAGCCGCTCAAGTGAGGGTCACCACAGCACTCTTGATGCAAATTCCATGATAAACAATTCGATAAGCAGTTCAAGTGGCAGTCCTTCCAACACCAAACCTCGACTTTGTCCACCAATTTGGAGCCGCTCATTGCGGAAATGAGAGACTATACACACGACGTTGCATGGGGGAGTCATTTCGTGTGCTATAATTAGTCATAGCTACTTTTACCAACAACGTCATTTGAATTGTAAATTACTTGATATGTTATTGTATATATTCACACTACTTCGTAGTGTTATaggaatttgatttttttttttttgtcatggggTTGGTTTCCGACGCCTGGTGACGTCACTTCCGTAGATTCTTCTTTTTATGTTCGAAATTCAaactaaaataattttgttagGTAAATTTCACATTCACAAGTCTACATTTCTAAAATCAACTCCagtattcaaattgtttttgtttggaaatCATCAAAGTTTCTGAAACTGAAAGGTTAACTAATTTATATCCATTTAACTATTTAAAGGCGAAATAATTTATTTtcgattttatatatatatttttaaagaattgtattagtttttttttgtgtgtgatattgACATGTTTGAAAGGTTGGTttatacaattttgtcaaaaaaaaaaaaatcaattcagaGACGGATGCGGTGAGTGTTTGTTGTGGTTACggaatttatttatatttattataataatactaGTCCCTTACCAAACAGGAATCAAATTTTAATTCTTGGTACAATCCAAATCCCTAAACAGTACATGTAGCAGGGGATGCTCTAACCAGGTTAGCCATTGATGCctacaataaataaaaggaaaaaaatgtgcattgtacattCATATGAAGTCATAACCTATTATGAGAGaagtttttacatttatgtCTTAGTATATGAAATATCttcattattttataaaaatgcATCTACTTTTTGTCTTCAGGAAATCGAAAGACGACTCGAGGCAAAGCTGAAAATAAACCAGCTTTCAAAGTAAGCACAGTAACTTACTTGATGGAAGatataaataaaaactgacTAATACTTTTGGTGAAACCTTATCTGTGCAGGAAGTCCAATTCAAGTTCGCCCGTGAGAACCGCAATTGTAATCCAGGATGAATCTCTTCCTGCAGCACCGCCACCGCAAATCAGAATTTTAAAGCGGCCGTCAAATAACGGCACCGCGGGAAATCCTGCGTCCTCGTCTCGGCCTTCCCAGCAGATGAAGTCTTTGGCGCAGCGTGAGGCGGAGTACGCGGAGGCTCGTCGGAGGATTCTGGGTAGCGCTTCGTCAGATGATGCAGCTCAGGACAATCCAGGCCAAGAGAGGTAAGGCTTTCTTgggagaggggagggggacTAAATTTACATTTCTGCTCTCATTAGAATTAATTACGTGGATCTCTTAATTTTTCTAGGCCAGTTCGTATGACTGCGCAGCCACCCTCCGAACCAGCCCGTCCCAACAGTCACGCGATCCGCCAGCCCACCGGGCCCGACGGCACCTCAGGCTTTCGCCTCGGCAGATAAACCCGAGCCTCCCGCTTATCGACGGGGTCAAACGTGTCCCCCGAGAGCAGTGAAAAGGGGGTTGCGCGGCGTCAAGAGCAGAGCAGAGCAGAGTGGTgtgtgaacattttgaaaagctTAAAGATAAACGATGAACTGGTCCACCCTCGCTCTACCCAACGTAACGGCACCGTCTCTGCCAACCGTCACGCCGTCTCTCTTTGCGGAACGGATAGGAGGGGGTGGCAGAGATTGGCCACACCCCCCCGCCTGTTCTACATTTATAAGGGGGCTTTTGCCTAACATCCCTGCACACTGTGATTCTTCGCTACACCGCGAGGTGCCCTTCGACgcttacttatttgcagatgagCGTCGGGGTGTCGGATGTCGGTCCCTTCCAGGCCAATTAAGTTAGTCCGGGAACAGCCTCCGGAGAGGGGAATAATCGAACGAGCTGGCCCCTTCCGTGGAAAGTCGAACCGGTCGTGGCCGTGTGTCCTCCGGTAAGATAAGTTCAGGTGGTTAAGTATCTCTCGTTTTGGGCACTGGACATAAAAGTCAACCTGGTGTTACTTTTCGGTCATCGCAGATGGAGCCCAAAGCATCAGTCCGCAGTCCTCTGTGGGGTGCTGGTAACTGCCCAGTAGTCACCCGGATAAAATAGTTTCATTAAAGCAATAAgaattcctttttattttttttttttgtttcaacatAATTATATCAAAGTGTATGAGCTTTGAAAGAGATCAACTCTATGAATTGAAAGTAATTGCAAAACTGCTTAATATGCAGCGCGTTGGTCGGTGTCGCTCAAACACTGCAGCGTATTTGCAGACCCTGCCATGGAGATGATTGCTGATCAATGGTTAAATGATTTGCCTAAGTCACCCAAGAAAGGACGTTTCCCCTACCATGTGATTATATTGGTAAAGTTTTGTATGAATTTTTGGATTTCATTCGAATTTAACATttgctcttaaaggggaaatccactggtttgcattaaaaatgtatccgataggtctGGGAATGatgcggcggaggcctttagcctagcttcagcgtcCGGGGCGTCATTGCGCCTGAAGAACcattcgaatattcaacattcacagccacaggttcaaatctgtatggaagtattcctccatcttcccgattaaccgataccgctatttcttcatcagatgaggacaaatctgagaaatcagcgctgggcataaatggtgtcccatgta
This portion of the Syngnathoides biaculeatus isolate LvHL_M chromosome 10, ASM1980259v1, whole genome shotgun sequence genome encodes:
- the szrd1 gene encoding SUZ domain-containing protein 1, with the protein product MCGWTAVSWRGEAEAGTGRRLLSSVKMEDEEVAESWEEAADSGEIERRLEAKLKINQLSKKSNSSSPVRTAIVIQDESLPAAPPPQIRILKRPSNNGTAGNPASSSRPSQQMKSLAQREAEYAEARRRILGSASSDDAAQDNPGQERPVRMTAQPPSEPARPNSHAIRQPTGPDGTSGFRLGR